One stretch of Pradoshia sp. D12 DNA includes these proteins:
- the hisS gene encoding histidine--tRNA ligase, with the protein MAVQIPRGTQDILPGQSEKWQYIENVAKEICSVYQYQEIRTPIFESTELFEKGVGDTTDIVQKEMYTFTDKGNRSLTLRPEGTAAVVRSFVGNKMYGNAIQPVKLFYIGPMFRYERPQAGRFRQFVQFGVEALGSSDPAIDAEVISLAMNIYKKLGLKNLKLVINSLGDKESRAKHREALIAHFKPRIEEFCPNCKNRLERNPLRILDCKEDRNHELMSGAPSIIDYLNEESTEYFNKVKAYLDAIGIAYVVDPGLVRGLDYYNHTAFEIMLDSEGFGAITTLCGGGRYNGLVQEVGGPETPGIGFALSIERLLSALEVENIELPIEKSVDCFIVSLGDEAKDYSVKLVDELRSNGISAEKDYSDRKAKGQFKAADRVNAKIVAVLGEDELKENKISLKDMQTGEQQQVGLAELVTELKTKLGR; encoded by the coding sequence ATGGCCGTTCAAATACCAAGGGGAACCCAGGATATCCTTCCTGGTCAATCAGAAAAGTGGCAGTATATCGAAAACGTAGCAAAAGAAATTTGCTCAGTGTATCAGTATCAAGAAATACGTACACCAATTTTTGAAAGTACCGAGTTATTTGAAAAAGGTGTGGGAGATACAACAGACATTGTACAAAAAGAAATGTATACATTTACGGATAAGGGAAACCGCAGTTTAACTTTGCGTCCGGAAGGTACGGCAGCGGTAGTTCGTTCCTTTGTGGGAAATAAAATGTATGGGAATGCTATTCAACCTGTTAAGTTGTTCTATATTGGGCCTATGTTCCGATACGAGCGTCCACAGGCAGGGCGTTTCAGACAATTTGTACAGTTTGGTGTGGAAGCTTTAGGGAGTTCCGATCCGGCAATTGATGCAGAAGTAATTTCATTAGCCATGAATATATATAAAAAGTTAGGGTTAAAGAATCTGAAGCTAGTGATCAACAGTCTTGGAGACAAGGAAAGCCGTGCAAAACACAGAGAAGCTTTGATTGCGCACTTTAAGCCCCGGATTGAGGAATTCTGTCCAAATTGTAAAAATCGCTTAGAACGTAACCCATTACGAATACTAGATTGCAAAGAGGACCGTAATCATGAATTAATGTCTGGCGCACCGTCCATTATCGATTACTTAAATGAAGAGTCTACCGAGTATTTTAACAAAGTAAAAGCGTACTTGGATGCGATCGGAATTGCTTATGTTGTGGATCCAGGCTTGGTTCGCGGACTTGATTATTACAATCATACAGCTTTTGAAATCATGCTCGATTCTGAAGGATTTGGGGCAATTACTACTCTTTGTGGAGGCGGCCGTTATAACGGACTTGTTCAAGAGGTGGGCGGTCCTGAAACCCCTGGGATTGGATTTGCTTTAAGTATTGAAAGATTGCTATCTGCACTTGAAGTCGAAAATATTGAGCTTCCGATTGAAAAAAGTGTAGATTGTTTTATTGTTTCACTTGGCGACGAAGCAAAGGATTACTCTGTGAAACTGGTAGATGAGTTGCGCAGCAACGGAATTTCAGCTGAAAAGGATTATTCCGATCGCAAAGCAAAAGGCCAATTTAAGGCGGCGGATCGTGTAAATGCCAAAATCGTGGCTGTACTTGGAGAAGATGAGCTGAAAGAAAATAAAATTTCTTTAAAAGATATGCAAACCGGTGAGCAACAGCAAGTGGGGCTCGCTGAGTTAGTAACAGAATTAAAAACTAAACTGGGAAGATAA